The Staphylococcus saprophyticus subsp. saprophyticus ATCC 15305 = NCTC 7292 genome contains the following window.
TTGTTTTCGTTTTTTGTCGCTTTAGTATTGATTAAAATTAGGACTATGGGATAATAGAGTAAGCGCAATATTCTGATAATTATATATGTAAATGGCATAATATAAAAATAAGACTTATACAAATTTTAAATAAATGAACATTTTAAAGCGTACTTATAGTTGGGAGAGGAAGTTAAAATATGGGGAAACATAGCTTTAGGCATTTACGTATAAAAACACCACATACATATGCACTGTTACTCATGATCATCATTATTTCTAGCATATTAACATATTTAATTCCTGCTGGAGAATATGCCAGGGAGAAAAAAGATGGGCAGACGCTTGTCGTTCCTGGTTCGTATGAACAAGTACAACAGCACGGTGTTTCATTTTTCGATATTTTTCGTGCAATTCCAGAAGGATTGATGAGTGGTGGCGAAATTGTATTTTATATCTTTCTTGTAGGTGGCGCGTTTGGCATTGTACATAAAACGGGTGCATTTGAAAATGGAGTAAATAAAGCAATGCAATCATTAGGAAAATATAAAGTGCTGATGATTCCATTGACGATGACGATTTTTTCAATCTTAGGTTTTTCAATTGGTTTAGCAGAAGAAACAATTATTTTTGTACCTATTGGGATCATCATTGCACGTACTTTAGGTTATGATGCGCTTACTGGTGCTGCTATGGTTATATTAGGCGCAGCGAGTGGTTTTATGGGTGGTATGTTAAATCCGTTTACTGTAGGTGTTGCTCAAACAGTAGCAGAATTACCGATGTTTTCAGGATGGGGTCTACGTTCCATCATCTATATTTTCATTTTAATTGCCGCTATCACTACAGTGATGTTATATGCGCGTAAAGTTAAGCATGATAAAACAAAAAGTTATGTTTATGAATTAGAACAATCTGAAGGACATACGGTTACGTCCATGCATATAGCTCGTTTTACCAAAAGACAAGCAAGTGGTTTAGGCTTAATCGTTCTAGCAATTATCTTAAATGTATACGGTATTTTTTCATATGGTTGGTCATTCAATGAAATGAGTGCGAATTTTATATTGGCAGGTTTACTTGCTGGATTTATTGGTGGACTTGGTTTAAATGGTACATTTGATGCAATGATTGATGGCATGAAAGATATTTTGTTTGGGGCAATGATTGTAGGATTTGCTAAGGGGATTATTGTTATTTTGGAAAACGGACAAGTCATAGACAGTATTGTCTATGGTATGACGACATTATTAAATGGTGTTCCATCAGCATTAGTCATCATCGCAATGTTCATTTTACAATTCATGTTAAATTTCTTTATTCCATCTGGATCGGGACAAGCGTTGACGACCATGCCGCTTATGGTACCGATATCGGATTTATTAGATATTAATCGTCAAATCACTGTATTAGCATTTCAATATGGTGATGCAATAAGTAATGTATTATTTCCTACGTCGGCTATTTTAATGGGCGCTTTAGCAGTCGGTAAAATCACGTATACACAATGGTTGAAGTTTGCTTGGAAGATTATTTTAACTTGGGTACTTATCTGTTGTATTGGTATGTCGATTGCATTAATTGTAGGTTACTAATC
Protein-coding sequences here:
- a CDS encoding YfcC family protein, coding for MGKHSFRHLRIKTPHTYALLLMIIIISSILTYLIPAGEYAREKKDGQTLVVPGSYEQVQQHGVSFFDIFRAIPEGLMSGGEIVFYIFLVGGAFGIVHKTGAFENGVNKAMQSLGKYKVLMIPLTMTIFSILGFSIGLAEETIIFVPIGIIIARTLGYDALTGAAMVILGAASGFMGGMLNPFTVGVAQTVAELPMFSGWGLRSIIYIFILIAAITTVMLYARKVKHDKTKSYVYELEQSEGHTVTSMHIARFTKRQASGLGLIVLAIILNVYGIFSYGWSFNEMSANFILAGLLAGFIGGLGLNGTFDAMIDGMKDILFGAMIVGFAKGIIVILENGQVIDSIVYGMTTLLNGVPSALVIIAMFILQFMLNFFIPSGSGQALTTMPLMVPISDLLDINRQITVLAFQYGDAISNVLFPTSAILMGALAVGKITYTQWLKFAWKIILTWVLICCIGMSIALIVGY